The segment AAGATTTTGCTAAAATCCATTATATTAATCTCCTAAAAGAATACTAATATCTAGTAATTTTTGCTGTAATTCTATAAGTTTATTTTTTAAATTATCATAATCTTTTTTTAATATTTCTTCGTCAATAATTTTTTCAGTATTAGCAACTAAAACTTCAAACTGATTATATACTTCTTGAAGTTCTTTTTTAATGTTTTCTTTCTTTTTAAGAGGTTCTAATATTTCGCCTTGGTAAATCTTTGTTTCATTATCTTTAAATTCATATATATAACCTATATTTGGTACGACAGCATCGACATTAAAAGTTTTCTTAATTAATTCTGCTAATTTCTTAGCAGAATGTTCTTCACCATGGACTACAAAAACTTTTTCAGGGAATTTTTTAAATCCTTTTAACCAGTCCATTAAACCTTTTTGGTCAGCGTGGCCAGAGAAACCCTCAATGCTGTATATTTCAGCTAAAACTTTTATTTCTTCTCCTAGTATTTTGACCTTTTTCACACCATCTTTAAGAATTCTGCCTAAAGTACCTTCTGCTTGGTAACCTACAAAAATAACACTATTTTCTTTTTTCCAAAGGTTATGCTTAAGATGATGTCTAATTCTACCAGCAGTACACATTCCACTAGCTGAAATAATAACTTTTGGATAATCGTATTCATTCAGACGCATAGATTCTTTTTGGTCATTAACGAAATAAAGATTTTCGAATTCAAAAGGATTATCTCCACTTAGTATGAGTTTTTTGGCTTCATCATCAAAGCAGTAGGGGTTTTCTTTAAAAACTTTAGTAGCTGAAACTGCCATTGGGCTATCTACATAGATAGGTATTTTCTTATATGTTTCTACAATGTCTAAATGCTCATAATAGTTATTTAATTCATAGATTAATTCTTGAGTTCTTCCTACAGCAAATGAAGGGATAATAACTGTTCCACCTCGTGATGTAGTTTTATCTATTATTTCTATTAATTTATTAGCTCTTTCAGCAACGCTTTCGTGAAGTCTATCACCATATGTTGATTCAACAATTAAATAGTTTGCTTCTTCTATAAGTTCTGGGTCTCTTAGTATAGGTTTATTTTTCATTCCTAAGTCGCCAGAATAAACTATTTTTACTGTCTTATTCTTTTCTGTAATCCATAATTCTATTATTGATGAACCAAGCAAATGACCAGCATCTCTAAATCTGACTTGTATGTTTTCGTTTAGATCAATTTTTTGGTCATACAAAACAGGTTCAAAGTAGTTTAAGCTTATTCTAGCATCTTCAACTGTGTATAGAGGTTTAACAGGAGTTTTACCAGCACGTAGGCGTTTTTTGTTAAGCCATTTTGTA is part of the Caloranaerobacter sp. TR13 genome and harbors:
- a CDS encoding MBL fold metallo-hydrolase RNA specificity domain-containing protein, encoding MKIHFYGAAEVVTGSNHLITTDKHKILIDCGLFQGSEELEKLNYKDFEYNPSEIDFVLLSHAHIDHSGRIPKLVKEGFKGKIICTKATYDLCKIMLLDSGHIQESDTKWLNKKRLRAGKTPVKPLYTVEDARISLNYFEPVLYDQKIDLNENIQVRFRDAGHLLGSSIIELWITEKNKTVKIVYSGDLGMKNKPILRDPELIEEANYLIVESTYGDRLHESVAERANKLIEIIDKTTSRGGTVIIPSFAVGRTQELIYELNNYYEHLDIVETYKKIPIYVDSPMAVSATKVFKENPYCFDDEAKKLILSGDNPFEFENLYFVNDQKESMRLNEYDYPKVIISASGMCTAGRIRHHLKHNLWKKENSVIFVGYQAEGTLGRILKDGVKKVKILGEEIKVLAEIYSIEGFSGHADQKGLMDWLKGFKKFPEKVFVVHGEEHSAKKLAELIKKTFNVDAVVPNIGYIYEFKDNETKIYQGEILEPLKKKENIKKELQEVYNQFEVLVANTEKIIDEEILKKDYDNLKNKLIELQQKLLDISILLGD